The DNA region AGAATCCGCCGGCCGTCCAGATCCTGGCCACCGAGTGGCTCAACGACTGGTTCGGCGGCGACACCGGCGAAAGCGACTGGCTCGAGCCCGGTTCGAGTTTCGACATCCCCACCGACAGGGGCGTCGCCACCGCCATCGTCCTCGGCGGCGGTTCGGTACCGACGGTGTACGGCACGGTGTTCGATCCGGCCGCCATCCTGGCCGTGGTGCGGCCCGAGCTTCCGCGCGGAAATGGATTGCAGCTCAGTGTGTCTGCGTGAGGAATCGCTTGCCGGCGCTCAAGTGAGGCGAGACTGCAATAGGGGTACCCCGGGTCCGGCGAGTCGACCGAACGCGGCGGTGCGTCCGCATACCGCCACCATCACCGCCACTCCCGGACCGTGGATCGTTTCGCCACGGCCCCAAGTTTTTCCGGTGTCCTCGTCGTGCAACGCGATGCCGCGGAGTCGTCGGCGCGGGAAAAAGCCGATCTGAGTCGGGCTGGTCAGGAAATCGAGCACCCTGGCGACTTGTGCGGGATCCGGGTGATGCGGAATTCCAAGAGGGATGCGTATGTCGGCACCGTGCACCAACACGTCAGCGAGGCCTGATAGCGGACCGGTCACCGGCGGGCTCAGCCTATGGTCGGCGCGACTACGCAACGTCTCGGCGATCTCGGCGGCTGATGCTTGCGCCCGGCGACGGGCCAACGCGTCGATGCCCCGATCGATACTTGCGTGACGGATGCCGCTGGCCAGGAAGCCCCAGAACCCGTCGGCAAAATCACTGACCAAATGCGCGGCTACGGTTTTGACATCCCACCCGGCGCAGAGGCTTGCCGTGGCCAGCTGATCGGGGCTGAGGCTGTCGATCAGGGTGGCGATCGACCGACGCTCGTCCGCCACCGCCGCGAATACCCGCTCGCGTTCTGCTCGGCTCAGGCGCACGGGCGCAGAATACCGGGATCAAGGCACAGTTTCGCCAGACCACCGATGTGCCGCACCGTTCGCAGGCGATCGCCTTGGTTAGCCGTTCGGCGTCGGCCACAGCGTCGTCAGTTTCGGGCTGCTGCCGGGGCGAGCCAGGTTCGTCTCGCGGCTTCCGCTCGATGCTCCGTCGGACCGCAGAACTGGCAGGTCAGACGTGGTGCCCCCGGCAGGATTCGAACTAGCCGGATGAGGCTCTAGCCCACCCGCCCTCGCGTGCGCTGATGCCGCTATTATTGCTGGCAGCAGACTATTTCACCGATTGCTGGTGTTAGATTCTGTTCGGTTCTGTATAGGCCCGTTATAGCCCGCTTATAGCCCGCTTATAGCCCGAAACTCGCCCGTGAGGAGCAGCAGCGATGCCGCAGAAGAAACCCGCCGCCGCCACCCGTAGCCGCCGGGGGTTCGGGCGGCTTCGCCAACGCGGGTCGGGCCGCTGGCAGGCGAGCTACCTCCATCACGGCGCGCTGCATTACGCCCCGGCGACGTTTCCGACGAAGGACTCCGGTGCGTCGTGGTTGCAGAACGAGCGTGACCTGATCGACCTCGACCGCCGCAAGCCGGGCACCTGGACCCCACCCGCCGAGCGGGTGACCAAGGCTGCGGCGCGCAAACTCACGCTGCGCGACTACGCGAAGCCGTGGCTGCAGCACCGCAACCTCTCGCCACGCACCCGCGACAACTACGAGTACCACCTTGAGCGGAACATCTTGCCGACACTGGGGGATTCGGCGCTGGCCGAGATTACGGCCGAGGACGTGCGCGTGTGGTTCACCGGCCTGGGCACCGAGCACCGCACCCGCAACGCTCAGGCCTATGGCGTGCTGCAGGCGGTGCTGAACACCGCGACCGATGACGGTCTGATCGACCGCAGCCCGGCCCGCATCAAGGGCGCGGCGGCGGTGAAGCACACCAAGCGGTCGGTGGTGTTGTTGGAGCCCGACGAGTTGGCGGCGCTGGCCGACAAGATGCCCGAGACGCTGCGGCTGACAGTGCTGCTGGCCGGGTGGTGCGGGCTGCGGCGAGGGGAGTTGTTCGCGCTGACGCGGGCCGACGTCGCCGACGATGCGGCCACGGTGCGCGTCAGCAAGGCGGTGACGTTCCGGCACGGCAAGTTCGAGGCCGGGCCGACCAAGACCAAGGAGTCCAACCGCACCGTCACCGTGCCGCCGCACCTGCGCCCGATCATCGCGGCGCACCTGCGCGCCTATGTCGGGGAGGCCAAGACGGCGCTGCTGTTCGCCGACCCGGCGACGGGTGGCTACTACGCCGAGGGCCGGTATCGCGCGCCGTTCTTCAACGCCCGGCAGGCCATCGGCAAGGACGAACTGCATTTCCACGATCTGCGGCACTTCGGCGGCGTGATGGCGGCGGTGGCCGGAGGCACCACGAAGGAGGTCATGGCCCGGTTGGGTCACGTCACCAGCGGCACCGCCATGCGCTATCAGCACGTCGCCGCCGGGCGGGCCGACATGCTCGCCGATCGCCTGTCGGAGCTGGCCGCTCCGGTGTCGGGCGACGCGCCAGCGGCGGGCTGAATCCCGCACTCAGGCAACGATTCTGAGATAGCAGTCGATAATATAACGGAACCACTCGCGCCCTAGGCTATTGTTAGCGAGCCGGTCACGTAGCCCCAGACCCGCACTCTCAGCCTCACTCTCCGTCTCAGGCACCACCCCTCCCGTCTCCGTCTCCCTCTCCCTTCTCAGCTGGGGATGATCACCAGACGACGGAGCAAATCCAGTGAGTGCCAAGACCACCACTCCGCATTTCATCTCCCTGCAGGACGCCGCGACCCGTACTGGGTTCTCGGTGTTCACCTTCCGCGAGAAGATCGCCAGCGGCGAGCTACCCGCCTACCGGCTCTCGGACAAGCCCGGCAGCGCCATCCGCGTGAAGGTCGTCGACGTCGACGCGCTGATGAAGCCGTTCATCCCGGCGGAGATATACGCCGATCGCTCGGCGGTCGCTCCATGATCTCTGCTGTCACGTCACCGAAATCGACACCGCCACAAGCCCTCCGATGTCGGGGAACTCCGCCCCGGCTCGGCGGGTGTGTGCACGGTCGCCTCGTAACGTCCAGAGACACAACCACATCGGTAGAGAGGAGACCCACCGATGACCGTCACCCTCGACAACCCCGACGCGCTGCTGCTGCCGCGTGACGTCGCCGCGCTGCGGTGCACCACCGAGAACGCCCTGGCGCAGGAGAGGTGGCGCGGTCGCGGCCCGCGCTATGTGCGCGACGGGCGGCGCGTGCTGTACCGGGCCGGTGACCTCACCGACTACATCGCCGCACACACGATTGAGCCGGGAGCGCCAGTGCCGCAACAGGAGTGAGAAACAGCGATGCCGCCCAGCGCGTCCGTTTGGCCTCGACGCATGTGCCGGGCGGCATCACCACCAACGACGACTCTACCGCAGAGTCACCCCGCACGATGTCCAACGAGAGGTACGGCCCGATGTCCAACGAGAGGGACAACATGGAGTTTAGCAACGATCCGCGCAGCGGTGCCGGATCACCAGAGGCCAACGGTCACAACGGCAACGGGCACGTCGTTCCGGCTGACCTCCCCGCCGACTTCGGTAAGCGCCCACGCAGGGTCAACGAGCGTCCGCCCGGCGACCACAGCCCGTACCCCGATCGGCCCGCCAACTTCGTGCCCGGTTCACCCGAGGCCGCGACGACCGTGGGCGGTCTCTATGCCGCTGAGCATGGTGTGGCGAGGGGCAAGCTGGCCAGGGGCACACGGGGTTACGAGACGGTCGCGCAGCTGGGCAGCGTCACCCTGGCTCACGCCAGGGCGACCGGGCTGATCGACCGTGACCACAAGCCCTCGGTGGCCGAGGTGTCGCAGTGGTACGCCGGACTGGACGCGGCGCTGGGGTGGGAGTGGGAGCCGGAGACGCCCGCCACAGTCGCCACCGCCGCCGGGCTCAAGGCCGCGATCAAGGGGCTGGACCCCGACCGCAAGATCGCGCTGACGACGATCGACGCGCTCGCGGCCGAGGGTGTGCAGTGGGCGGCGGCGGTGGTTGAGGCGGCGCGTGCGGAGAACACCTACGCCGCGCTCATCGGCGACCGTAAGCAGCGCCCGCTGTCGCTCACCACGGCGCAGCTGTACGACCGGGGAGCACCGCCCGAGGACATCGTCACGCTGCCCGCCGCGACAACCACGTCGCTCGGTGAGTCGGCTCGCGTCGTGCGCGCCTGGGACGCGGAAGATCGACTACGCGCCACTGAGCAGGCCCGCGCCACCGAGGCCGCGAAGCTGGTTGCCGCCGTGGAGATTCCCGGTCGGATCAACCTCGCGACATACACCCCTCCCGACACGGCCTGGCTGATCGACGGGCTGATACCGATGGACGGGAGCCTGGGCCTGTTCGCCGAGCGGAAGGCCGGCAAGACCACCACCGTGGTCGAGATGGTGCGCTCGATGCTAAGCGGCGACGAGTTCCTGGGTCGGTTCGCCACCCACCTGCCCGCCGGGGCGCGAGTGGCGTTGCTGGACACCGAGATGACCCCGGCGATGCTGCACCATGAGTACACGAAAGTCGGGGTGCCCGTCGATGACCTCGACCGCATCGACCTGCACCCGCTGCGGGGTCGCAGCCGCCTGCTGGACTTGCGCGACGACGCCACTCGGGCGCGCTGGCAGAACTTGATCGCGCCGGGCGCGTTGATCGTCGTGGACTGCCTCTACACCGTGCTCGCGGCGGCTCAGGTGGACGAGAGTTCGGCGCAGGTGTCCGACATCATCGACGGCATCAAGGCGCTCGCGGTCCAGTGCGGTGCCGCCGGGCTGGTCATCGTGCACCACCTCGGCAAGGACCCCACCAAAGGCGCTCGCGGCCATAGCTCGATCGAGGGTGGCGTCGACACCCTGGCGACCATCTGGCTCGACGGCCCGCCCGCCGCCGACACGCCCCGGCTGTTCTCGGCGACCGGGCGCCTTGATGTCGACGTGCCTCCGGCGCTGCTAAACCGTGGTGACGACAACCGGCTGACACTCAGCGCCAGCACTCCGAAGGCCGACCGCGCCAGGGCGGCGGATCGCAGCGACGACGACACCGCCTGGAAGCTCATCAGCGACCACCCCGGCAAGTCGCTGCGGGGTCTCGAAGAACTCCCGACCGAGACCCGCAAGCTGTCGCGGAGCCGCCTGCGGCGGGCGCTCGATCGGCTCGACGGCCTCGGCTACATCGTCAATCGCGGCAGCGCCGAGCGGCCCGCGTGGCACGCCGCCGACCGGCCTGGCGACGCCTTCACGATCGCTGCCGAGCGCGCCGATTGATGCGCGGCGCGGTCCGGCGCGGTTCGACTCGGCTCCGCAAAAGCCCAGGTGAACCGCGCCGATCAACACCCGGCGAGGTCCGTGAAAAGCCCAGGTCGGCGGCGAACCGCGCCGACGCGACCGGCGCGCTCCGAAACGCCCTCTGACCTGCGGGAACGACCAGTATCCCGCCCTCGTCGGGGTTAAGCGCGCCGAACCGCCCGGAGCGCGCCAGTCCGGAACCCGCGCACTAATAACCGCAGTTCAGAGCATATTTTTGGTGAAAAATGCGCCGAAGTGCGCCGGTTCGCCGACTGGAACCGCGCCGAGCGCGCCCGGTCCTTATGGGACCGGCGCGGTTGGCCGGTCCGTGGGCGCGGTCGGTTCAGAGGGATGGATGGGAGGCGGGTGAGAGGCGGCGGGTGGCGGCGTCACGGACCCACAGCGCACCGCGAGGGAGGCGGCGGCTCCCCGACGTCTGCACGGTGCGAGAACAGAATGGGAACATGCCTGGACCGACCATGACCCGAGAGGACAGCCGACGCCGCGCCGAGCGCGCCCACCGGCTGCGGGCACTCGGGCGCACCTGGCAGGAGATCGCCGACGCCGAGGGCTTCCAGTCCCGTGGAGCGGCGCGAACGGCTGTGGCGCGCTACACGTCCACCGAACCCGCCGAGAGCGCCGAGGAGGTGCGCCGGTCCGCGTCGGAGACGCTGCGCATCACCCGCTCGATCCTGTTGGGCCGCGTCGCCTCGGCCACTCAGCGCGGCGACGATCAGACGCTGGTGACCCTGACCCGCGAGGTGCACCGCAACATCGACCAATGGGCCAGGCTCGCTGGCGCTTACGCGCCGACCACTCAGCAGGTCGACGTCACCGTGTGGACGTCGCCGCAGGAGATCATCGCCGACACCGAGCGCCGGTTGCTTGCGCTCGCCGCCGAACGGCAACAACAGTTGCCCGCCAACATCATCGAGGGAGAAGTGATCGCATGACCACCGCCACGACGTCCGACGTCATCACCGCCGCGATGTCGATCGCCAGCGACGCCGCCGACGGCAAGCTGTCGCCGACCGATCTGCAGACCACCGCCGTCGCCGAGTGCCGGGAGTTGTTCGGCACCGTCGTCGGTGAAGGCGATGCCCTGTGGACCCTGCACGCCGACGTCGCCCGGCAGGCGATCGCGCTCGGGGCGCTGAGCGCCGACGAACTCAGCGAGTGGACAGCGGTGATGCGCCGCCGCACCGGAGAAGCGTCGGAGGCACCCGCCCCACCCCTCGACCTGTTGCCGGCGAAATCGGCTGCGAGCGTTGACGAGAGCCAGCCGGAATCGACCGACGAACCTGAAGCCACTCCGGCGGGCGGCGTGGCCGGGGCGCTCGCCGTCCTCGCGGCGCTCGCGACTGCAGCCCGCTCCGCCGAGACCGAGGCTGCGCCGACTCCTGCACCGAAGCGCCCCACCGACGGGTACGACCCGCTGGCGGGGTGGGACGCCGGAAGTAGTCGCCGACCGTGAAGCGTGCCGACATTGCCGCCACGGCAGGGCAATTGCGACTGATCCTCGCCGCGATCGAGCGGGGCGAGTTGGACGCCAGCGCGACCGAGCGCAACCGGCTTGAGGGCGCGGTGGCTGCACTCGACGCGCTGGCTGGAGACGCGCCAATCGTTTAACCCAAACGGTCGATTGCGTTATAAAATCGGGGTATGACTGCGCCTCGCACCCGCCGCCGCCGCACTCAGTCTGCGCCCGCTGGCACCGTCGCCGCCTACATTCGCGTGTCCACCGAGGAGCAAGCCGCCAGTGGTGCGGGCCTCGACGCACAGCGCGCCGCCATCGCCGCCGAGTGCGAGCGCCGGGGCTGGACGGTGGTGGCCTGGCACGCCGATGAGGGCATCAGCGGCGGCAAGGCGCTCGACGCCCGGCCCGGCCTGACCGCCGCGCTGGGCGAGGTGCAGTCGGCCACGGCGGCGGTGCTGATGGTCGCCAAGTCCGATCGGCTCGCACGGAGTCTGCCGACCCTGCTCGACGTCCTCGACCGGACTGAGCGTGCGGGCGGTGTAGTCGTCGCAGTCGATGGCACGGTCGACACGAGCACGGCGGCGGGCCGGTTCACGACCCAGATCATGGGCAGCGTCGCGGAGTTGGAACGCGG from Mycolicibacterium sp. MU0053 includes:
- a CDS encoding maleylpyruvate isomerase family mycothiol-dependent enzyme; the protein is MRLSRAERERVFAAVADERRSIATLIDSLSPDQLATASLCAGWDVKTVAAHLVSDFADGFWGFLASGIRHASIDRGIDALARRRAQASAAEIAETLRSRADHRLSPPVTGPLSGLADVLVHGADIRIPLGIPHHPDPAQVARVLDFLTSPTQIGFFPRRRLRGIALHDEDTGKTWGRGETIHGPGVAVMVAVCGRTAAFGRLAGPGVPLLQSRLT
- a CDS encoding tyrosine-type recombinase/integrase; its protein translation is MPQKKPAAATRSRRGFGRLRQRGSGRWQASYLHHGALHYAPATFPTKDSGASWLQNERDLIDLDRRKPGTWTPPAERVTKAAARKLTLRDYAKPWLQHRNLSPRTRDNYEYHLERNILPTLGDSALAEITAEDVRVWFTGLGTEHRTRNAQAYGVLQAVLNTATDDGLIDRSPARIKGAAAVKHTKRSVVLLEPDELAALADKMPETLRLTVLLAGWCGLRRGELFALTRADVADDAATVRVSKAVTFRHGKFEAGPTKTKESNRTVTVPPHLRPIIAAHLRAYVGEAKTALLFADPATGGYYAEGRYRAPFFNARQAIGKDELHFHDLRHFGGVMAAVAGGTTKEVMARLGHVTSGTAMRYQHVAAGRADMLADRLSELAAPVSGDAPAAG
- a CDS encoding excisionase family DNA-binding protein, with amino-acid sequence MSAKTTTPHFISLQDAATRTGFSVFTFREKIASGELPAYRLSDKPGSAIRVKVVDVDALMKPFIPAEIYADRSAVAP
- a CDS encoding DNA-binding protein, with product MTVTLDNPDALLLPRDVAALRCTTENALAQERWRGRGPRYVRDGRRVLYRAGDLTDYIAAHTIEPGAPVPQQE
- a CDS encoding ATP-binding protein, with translation MSNERDNMEFSNDPRSGAGSPEANGHNGNGHVVPADLPADFGKRPRRVNERPPGDHSPYPDRPANFVPGSPEAATTVGGLYAAEHGVARGKLARGTRGYETVAQLGSVTLAHARATGLIDRDHKPSVAEVSQWYAGLDAALGWEWEPETPATVATAAGLKAAIKGLDPDRKIALTTIDALAAEGVQWAAAVVEAARAENTYAALIGDRKQRPLSLTTAQLYDRGAPPEDIVTLPAATTTSLGESARVVRAWDAEDRLRATEQARATEAAKLVAAVEIPGRINLATYTPPDTAWLIDGLIPMDGSLGLFAERKAGKTTTVVEMVRSMLSGDEFLGRFATHLPAGARVALLDTEMTPAMLHHEYTKVGVPVDDLDRIDLHPLRGRSRLLDLRDDATRARWQNLIAPGALIVVDCLYTVLAAAQVDESSAQVSDIIDGIKALAVQCGAAGLVIVHHLGKDPTKGARGHSSIEGGVDTLATIWLDGPPAADTPRLFSATGRLDVDVPPALLNRGDDNRLTLSASTPKADRARAADRSDDDTAWKLISDHPGKSLRGLEELPTETRKLSRSRLRRALDRLDGLGYIVNRGSAERPAWHAADRPGDAFTIAAERAD
- a CDS encoding flagellar hook-length control protein translates to MTTATTSDVITAAMSIASDAADGKLSPTDLQTTAVAECRELFGTVVGEGDALWTLHADVARQAIALGALSADELSEWTAVMRRRTGEASEAPAPPLDLLPAKSAASVDESQPESTDEPEATPAGGVAGALAVLAALATAARSAETEAAPTPAPKRPTDGYDPLAGWDAGSSRRP
- a CDS encoding recombinase family protein, with the protein product MTAPRTRRRRTQSAPAGTVAAYIRVSTEEQAASGAGLDAQRAAIAAECERRGWTVVAWHADEGISGGKALDARPGLTAALGEVQSATAAVLMVAKSDRLARSLPTLLDVLDRTERAGGVVVAVDGTVDTSTAAGRFTTQIMGSVAELERGLISDRTKAALAVRKAQGVRLGRPTTVPPSVVARIASERAAGATWAAIADGLNTDGTPTGQGGSKWFPNTVARIHKRAAV